The Falco naumanni isolate bFalNau1 chromosome 1, bFalNau1.pat, whole genome shotgun sequence genome window below encodes:
- the LOC121082470 gene encoding E3 ubiquitin/ISG15 ligase TRIM25-like isoform X2 translates to MARSPPEPGLAVLEEELTCSICLSLFSSPVTVPCGHNFCGSCLESAWAGPAADFSCPQCRATFAGRPQLQKNTVLCRVVEQLRGCAGAGERDGEGEAGSVAADAPGDPPVRCDSCLRAPAARTCLTCTASFCAEHLRPHQDSPAFRDHQLCAPLRDLQRRKCPQHNKLLEFFCRQHGCCICSLCLLGHKLCDTSPLQLAKANAESALKKRLVELHNQCEKAAQAMKAVKIHQSQTTETASRKIDLIRNEFSEIKALIEERENQILKVIADEEKRVWKKFDYIYGVLGNKKNDIQSLRDQIEVALTEQDDVLFLKKAAALQRTPTKSAFIPEVEMDQNLIHSTCQSAINLKDTVKLAVTQCREERVEAKLTPRKTKAPPLATPNRTFVGRQTPGPSPDVGTPNAAAAVSTKELIDSFLKKSREELLQYAVNVMLDCNTAHNKVILSDGYTRMSVSDTSLNYNNHPQRFTDCFQVLGLQCFKKGIHYWEVELQQRNFCGIGICYGSMDRQGPESRLGRNSSSWCIEWFNSKISSWHNDVEKCLPAVHATKIGVLLHCEGGFVIFMAVGKKHNLIYKFKAEFTEALYPAFWLFSSGTVLSLCQMKQ, encoded by the exons ATGGCCCGCTCGCCGCCGGAGCCGGGCCTGGcggtgctggaggaggagctgaCCTGCTCCATCTGCCTTAGCCTCTTCAGCAGCCCCGTGACCGTGCCCTGCGGGCACAACTTCTGCGGCTCCTGCCTGGAGAGCGCctgggccgggccggcggcggaCTTCAGCTGCCCGCAGTGCCGCGCCACCTTCGCGGGCCGCCCGCAGCTGCAGAAGAACACGGTGCTGTGCCGGGTGGTGGAGCAGCtccggggctgcgcgggggccggggagcgggatggggagggggaggcgggGAGCGTGGCCGCGGACGCCCCCGGGGACCCCCCGGTCCGCTGCGACAGCTGCCTGCGGGCGCCGGCGGCGCGGACCTGCCTGACCTGCACCGCCTCCTTCTGCGCCGAGCACCTGCGGCCGCACCAGGACAGCCCGGCCTTCCGCGACCACCAGCTCTGCGCCCCCCTGCGCGACCTCCAGCGGCGCAAGTGCCCGCAGCACAACAAGCTCCTCGAGTTCTTCTGCCGGCAGCACGGCTGCTGCAtctgctccctctgcctcctcGGGCACAAGCTGTGCGACACCAGCCCCCTGCAGCTGGCCAAAGCCAACGCCGAG TCAGCGCTGAAGAAGAGACTTGTGGAGCTGCATAATCAGTGTGAAAAAGCTGCTCAGGCAATGAAGGCTGTGAAAATACATCAAAGCCAAACTACT GAGACAGCTTCCAGAAAGATTGATTTGATCAGAAAtgagttttcagaaattaaagctttaattgaagaaagagaaaatcagattttgaaagtaattgcagatgaagaaaagagagTTTGGAAAAAGTTTGATTATATTTATGGTGTTCTGGGAAATAAGAAGAATGACATTCAGTCTCTGAGAGATCAGATTGAGGTGGCACTGACTGAACAGGATGACGTTCTGTTTTTGAAG aaagcagcagcactgcaacgAACACCAACAAAAAGTGCTTTCATTCCTGAAGTTGAAATGGACCAAAACCTGATACACTCCACTTGCCAGTCTGCCATTAACCTTAAAGACACTGTGAAACTTGCAGTGACTCAGTGTAGGGAGGAAAGAGTGGAAG CAAAACTAACACCTAGGAAAACCAAAGCCCCTCCACTAGCTACTCCAAACAGAACCTTTGTTGGAAGACAGACACCGGGACCAT CACCAGACGTGGGAACACCGAATGCTGCAGCTGCCGTTTCAACCAAGGAGCTTATTGacagctttctgaagaaatcCAGAGAGGAGCTTTTGCAGT ATGCTGTTAACGTCATGCTGGACTGCAACACAGCTCATAACAAAGTGATTCTGTCTGACGGATATACCAGGATGTCTGTCTCGGATACCTCCCTGAATTATAACAACCACCCTCAGCGCTTCACCGATTGTTTCCAAGTTCTGGGGTTGCAGTGCTTCAAGAAGGGCATCCACTACTGGGAAGTGGAACTGCAACAGAGGAACTTCTGTGGCATTGGCATCTGCTACGGCAGCATGGACCGGCAGGGGCCCGAGAGTCgcctggggaggaacagcagcTCTTGGTGTATTGAGTGGTTTAATTCCAAAATATCATCCTGGCATAATGATGTTGAGAAGTGTTTGCCCGCTGTGCACGCTACCAAGATCGGTGTGCTGCTCCACTGTGAGGGAGGGTTTGTGATTTTCATGGCTGTTGGAAAGAAGCATAACTTGATCTACAAATTCAAAGCTGAGTTTACTGAAGCCCTGTACCCTGCCTTCTGGTTATTTTCCAGTGGCACTGTTCTCTCTCTATGCCAAATGAAACAGTAA
- the LOC121082474 gene encoding meteorin-like protein isoform X1 encodes MAAARGRRCLLALLRLLLLAGADRCSWRGSGLSWEPRSRAVEQVHLRCTEGSLEWMYPARALRVLLEPNLASARHTTVCIKPASDFQGASIYVEHAGQLHLVVSEAEGARPHHVSCFSAHAPQRVALFLQASPQRDISRRTASFQYELLSNQSTTGSDFKKMALVEAMCRPCDNVELLMAICSSDFVVKGSIRNVSHDSENHTSQVDISVQKVYRQKNRIFQQDEASGEWRGPIQTLLQCKVKKGGGDFLFTGNEHFGEAWLGCAPRFKDFMFIYQAARERGANPCEFQLN; translated from the exons ATggccgcggcgcggggccggcgctgcctcctggccctgctgcggctgctgctgctggcgggCGCCGACCGCTGCAGCTGGCGGGGCAG CGGTCTGAGCTGGGAGCCCCGATCCCGCGCGGTGGAGCAGGTCCATCTGCGCTGCACCGAGGGCTCCCTGGAGTGGATGTACCCAGCACGAGCCCTGCGTGTCCTCCTGGAGCCCAACCTCGCCAGTGCCCGGCACACCACTGTCTGCATCAAGCCCGCCAGCGACTTTCAGGGTGCCAGCATCTACGTGGAACATGCTGGGCAGCTGCATCTGGTGGTAAGCGAGGCAGAAGGAGCTCGACCTCACCACGTGTCTTGCTTCAGTGCCCACGCACCGCAACGAGTGGCCCTCTTCCTGCAGGCCAGCCCGCAGAGGGACATCAGCCGCCGGACAGCCAGCTTCCAGTATGAGCTGCTGAGCAACCAGAGCACTACTGGCTCCGACTTCAAAAAGATGGCACTGGTCGAAG CTATGTGCCGGCCTTGTGACAACGTGGAACTGCTTATGGCCATTTGCAGCAGTGATTTTG TGGTGAAAGGATCTATCCGAAATGTTTCCCACGATTCAGAGAACCACACGTCACAGGTTGATATCAGCGTCCAGAAAGtctacagacagaaaaacagaattttccagCAGGATGAAGCAAGTGGTGAATGGCGAGGCCCCATCCAAACCCTGCTGCAGTGCAAGGTGAAGAAGGGAGGTGGAGATTTCCTTTTCACTGGAAATGAACATTTTGGTGAAGCTTGGCTGGGCTGTGCTCCTCGATTTAAAGACTTCATGTTCATTTACCAGGCTGCCAGAGAAAGAGGAGCCAACCCATGTGAGTTTCAGCTCAACTGA
- the COIL gene encoding coilin, whose product MAAAGGGPLRLRLLFDYPPPGSPGCALCWLLLEPGQVRLVTDLVSLIRHRFGFSRRARLSLFLEGALLPPTESARLVRDNDSLRVKLEEIVAEDYKETDDGFSYLPKDKKRRRQKEEEEEELPINEDDGHKREKKKNKHNPEYSSCREEASVDIWESQKRYKKRKKKEEVSGRNKLTGGKEESSTDQSKKLNKREREKQLPTKKKDEKQTQAAAAKMALEQANKSLSLNSSDSNTKKTTTQCRKKRVGTSDSSSTSTDSDNSELNVKQNKFSHKPVVATLPKDKFQAAANSNVKTVASNKVTVKSNAGNSTKTALSKNAQKSQSSSSDSDSSTEDEKVATAQDSTAKKSPPNNVAAVKTSTTKAPKAKTSSSESDSSDSETLVIKKSTANAGLSNSIVRNSIKQSPTSQGPLASPGRGKGRGTGEDNFWRGPRGRGFRGMMRGQGHGRGANPNFFYNYSSEGQKQRQLNETATNTSVLVQNPVEVPKRNYSVLPLLAAPPQVGERIAFKRLELTANYSPEVSDYKEGKIISWNADKKQIELEILSSSPAQFAKEPGKFDLVYQSADGAELIEYAVPQDTKITESWDALIEPRLIVEPPVNGSSIENEH is encoded by the exons atggcggcggccggcggcggcccgTTACGGCTGCGGCTGCTCTTCGACTACCCGCCGCCGGGCAGCCCGGGCTGCgcgctgtgctggctgctgctggagcccgGCCAGGTGCGCCTCGTCACCGACCTCGTCAGCCTCATCCGCCACCGCTTCGGCTTCAGCCGGCGGGCCCGCCTCAGCCTCTTCCTGGAGGGCGCGCTGCTGCCCCCGACCGAGAGCGCCCGCCTCGTGCGGGACAACGACTCGCTCCG aGTCAAACTGGAAGAGATAGTCGCAGAGGATTACAAAGAGACAGATGATGGCTTCTCTTACCtgccaaaagacaaaaaaaggcgaaggcaaaaggaggaggaggaagaagaattACCTATAAATGAAGATGATGGGcataaaagggaaaagaaaaagaataaacataatCCTGAGTATTCCTCTTGTAGGGAAGAGGCCTCTGTAGATATTTGGGAGTCTCAAAAAAggtacaagaaaagaaaaaaaaaggaagaagttagTGGAAGAAATAAACTCACAGGAGGTAAGGAAGAGAGCTCTACTGACCAATCTAAAAAGCTTAAcaaaagggagagggagaaacagTTGCCAACaaaaaagaaggatgaaaagcagacacaggctgctgcagcaaagatgGCTTTAGAACAGGCAAATAAGAGCTTGTCTCTAAATTCTAGTGacagtaacacaaaaaaaaccacaacacagtgCAGAAAAAAGAGGGTGGGAACTTCAGATTCCTCCAGCACGTCAACTGACAGTGACAACAGTGAATTAAAcgtaaagcaaaataaattttctcaTAAACCTGTAGTGGCAACGCTTCCCAAAGACAAATTCCAAGCTGCTGCAAATTCTAATGTGAAAACTGTTGCTTCTAATAAAGTGACTGTAAAGTCTAACGCTGGAAACTCCACTAAGACTGCACTTAGTAAAAATGCTCAAAAATCCCAGTCCTCGAGTTCAGATTCTGACTCGAGTACAGAAGATGAGAAAGTGGCAACAGCACAAGACAGTACTGCGAAGAAGTCACCGCCTAACAACGTGGCAGCTGTAAAAACCAGTACCACCAAGGCTCCCAAAGCAAAGACCTCCTCTTCAGAGTCTGATAGTTCAGATTCAGAAACACTTGTTATTAAAAAATCCACAGCAAATGCTGGACTGAGTAATTCCATAGTAAGAAACTCTATTAAGCAGTCCCCAACCAGTCAAGGACCACTTGCCAGCCCAGGCCGTGGAAAGGGGCGTGGAACAGGAGAGGATAACTTCTGGAGAGGACCTAGGGGCCGTGGGTTTCGTGGGATGATGAGGGGCCAAGGCCATGGGAGAGGAGCAAACCCCAACTTCTTCTATAACTACAGCAGTGAAGGCCAGAAACAGAGGCAGTTAAATGAAACTGCGACAAACACTTCTGTTCTTGTCCAG aatCCTGTGGAGGTCCCCAAGAGAAACTATAGTGTGTTGCCTCTTCTAGCTGCTCCACCACAAGTGGGAGAAAGAATTGCCTTTAAG CGCTTGGAACTAACGGCAAATTACAGTCCTGAAGTTTCAGACTATAAG gagggaaaaataatcagttGGAATGCTGATAAAAAACAGATTGAGCTTGAGATCCTTTCGTCATCACCAGCACAAT ttgcTAAAGAGCCAGGGAAATTTGATCTGGTTTACCAGTCTGCGGATGGAGCGGAACTGATAGAGTATGCTGTTCCTCAGGATACAAAG ataacTGAAAGTTGGGATGCACTGATAGAGCCAAGGCTGATTGTTGAGCCCCCAGTGAATGGATCCAGCATTGAAAATGAACACTGA
- the LOC121082474 gene encoding meteorin-like protein isoform X2 produces the protein MAAARGRRCLLALLRLLLLAGADRCSWRGSGLSWEPRSRAVEQVHLRCTEGSLEWMYPARALRVLLEPNLASARHTTVCIKPASDFQGASIYVEHAGQLHLVVSEAEGARPHHVSCFSAHAPQRVALFLQASPQRDISRRTASFQYELLSNQSTTGSDFKKMALVEAMCRPCDNVELLMAICSSDFVMGRTYVTHSRDGNSTEDTHTPVQKTLLLNPVNKALLPGLTWGKAPSSFRGSQPHCIFSALTWCPPVQTKVCRCKG, from the exons ATggccgcggcgcggggccggcgctgcctcctggccctgctgcggctgctgctgctggcgggCGCCGACCGCTGCAGCTGGCGGGGCAG CGGTCTGAGCTGGGAGCCCCGATCCCGCGCGGTGGAGCAGGTCCATCTGCGCTGCACCGAGGGCTCCCTGGAGTGGATGTACCCAGCACGAGCCCTGCGTGTCCTCCTGGAGCCCAACCTCGCCAGTGCCCGGCACACCACTGTCTGCATCAAGCCCGCCAGCGACTTTCAGGGTGCCAGCATCTACGTGGAACATGCTGGGCAGCTGCATCTGGTGGTAAGCGAGGCAGAAGGAGCTCGACCTCACCACGTGTCTTGCTTCAGTGCCCACGCACCGCAACGAGTGGCCCTCTTCCTGCAGGCCAGCCCGCAGAGGGACATCAGCCGCCGGACAGCCAGCTTCCAGTATGAGCTGCTGAGCAACCAGAGCACTACTGGCTCCGACTTCAAAAAGATGGCACTGGTCGAAG CTATGTGCCGGCCTTGTGACAACGTGGAACTGCTTATGGCCATTTGCAGCAGTGATTTTG TTATGGGAAGAACTTATGTGACACACAGCAGAGATGGTAACAGCACAGAAGACACCCATACCCCAGTCCAGAAGACACTTTTGCTTAACCCG gtGAACAAAGCACTTCTTCCTGGGCTTACCTGGGGCAAGGCACCGTCATCTTTCAGAGGCTCGCAGCCGCACTGTATTTTCTCAGCACTCACCTGGTGTCCACCCGTGCAGACAAAGGTATGCAGATGTAAAGGGTAA
- the LOC121082470 gene encoding E3 ubiquitin/ISG15 ligase TRIM25-like isoform X1 — MARSPPEPGLAVLEEELTCSICLSLFSSPVTVPCGHNFCGSCLESAWAGPAADFSCPQCRATFAGRPQLQKNTVLCRVVEQLRGCAGAGERDGEGEAGSVAADAPGDPPVRCDSCLRAPAARTCLTCTASFCAEHLRPHQDSPAFRDHQLCAPLRDLQRRKCPQHNKLLEFFCRQHGCCICSLCLLGHKLCDTSPLQLAKANAESALKKRLVELHNQCEKAAQAMKAVKIHQSQTTETASRKIDLIRNEFSEIKALIEERENQILKVIADEEKRVWKKFDYIYGVLGNKKNDIQSLRDQIEVALTEQDDVLFLKKAAALQRTPTKSAFIPEVEMDQNLIHSTCQSAINLKDTVKLAVTQCREERVEAKLTPRKTKAPPLATPNRTFVGRQTPGPYHASKEKNFPQTPAASQVEADTKEKKKPGKIAPDVGTPNAAAAVSTKELIDSFLKKSREELLQYAVNVMLDCNTAHNKVILSDGYTRMSVSDTSLNYNNHPQRFTDCFQVLGLQCFKKGIHYWEVELQQRNFCGIGICYGSMDRQGPESRLGRNSSSWCIEWFNSKISSWHNDVEKCLPAVHATKIGVLLHCEGGFVIFMAVGKKHNLIYKFKAEFTEALYPAFWLFSSGTVLSLCQMKQ, encoded by the exons ATGGCCCGCTCGCCGCCGGAGCCGGGCCTGGcggtgctggaggaggagctgaCCTGCTCCATCTGCCTTAGCCTCTTCAGCAGCCCCGTGACCGTGCCCTGCGGGCACAACTTCTGCGGCTCCTGCCTGGAGAGCGCctgggccgggccggcggcggaCTTCAGCTGCCCGCAGTGCCGCGCCACCTTCGCGGGCCGCCCGCAGCTGCAGAAGAACACGGTGCTGTGCCGGGTGGTGGAGCAGCtccggggctgcgcgggggccggggagcgggatggggagggggaggcgggGAGCGTGGCCGCGGACGCCCCCGGGGACCCCCCGGTCCGCTGCGACAGCTGCCTGCGGGCGCCGGCGGCGCGGACCTGCCTGACCTGCACCGCCTCCTTCTGCGCCGAGCACCTGCGGCCGCACCAGGACAGCCCGGCCTTCCGCGACCACCAGCTCTGCGCCCCCCTGCGCGACCTCCAGCGGCGCAAGTGCCCGCAGCACAACAAGCTCCTCGAGTTCTTCTGCCGGCAGCACGGCTGCTGCAtctgctccctctgcctcctcGGGCACAAGCTGTGCGACACCAGCCCCCTGCAGCTGGCCAAAGCCAACGCCGAG TCAGCGCTGAAGAAGAGACTTGTGGAGCTGCATAATCAGTGTGAAAAAGCTGCTCAGGCAATGAAGGCTGTGAAAATACATCAAAGCCAAACTACT GAGACAGCTTCCAGAAAGATTGATTTGATCAGAAAtgagttttcagaaattaaagctttaattgaagaaagagaaaatcagattttgaaagtaattgcagatgaagaaaagagagTTTGGAAAAAGTTTGATTATATTTATGGTGTTCTGGGAAATAAGAAGAATGACATTCAGTCTCTGAGAGATCAGATTGAGGTGGCACTGACTGAACAGGATGACGTTCTGTTTTTGAAG aaagcagcagcactgcaacgAACACCAACAAAAAGTGCTTTCATTCCTGAAGTTGAAATGGACCAAAACCTGATACACTCCACTTGCCAGTCTGCCATTAACCTTAAAGACACTGTGAAACTTGCAGTGACTCAGTGTAGGGAGGAAAGAGTGGAAG CAAAACTAACACCTAGGAAAACCAAAGCCCCTCCACTAGCTACTCCAAACAGAACCTTTGTTGGAAGACAGACACCGGGACCAT ATCATGCCTCCAAAGAGAAGAACTTTCCCCAGACTCCAGCCGCTTCACAGGTCGAGGCAGATACCA aggagaaaaagaaacctggTAAAATTG CACCAGACGTGGGAACACCGAATGCTGCAGCTGCCGTTTCAACCAAGGAGCTTATTGacagctttctgaagaaatcCAGAGAGGAGCTTTTGCAGT ATGCTGTTAACGTCATGCTGGACTGCAACACAGCTCATAACAAAGTGATTCTGTCTGACGGATATACCAGGATGTCTGTCTCGGATACCTCCCTGAATTATAACAACCACCCTCAGCGCTTCACCGATTGTTTCCAAGTTCTGGGGTTGCAGTGCTTCAAGAAGGGCATCCACTACTGGGAAGTGGAACTGCAACAGAGGAACTTCTGTGGCATTGGCATCTGCTACGGCAGCATGGACCGGCAGGGGCCCGAGAGTCgcctggggaggaacagcagcTCTTGGTGTATTGAGTGGTTTAATTCCAAAATATCATCCTGGCATAATGATGTTGAGAAGTGTTTGCCCGCTGTGCACGCTACCAAGATCGGTGTGCTGCTCCACTGTGAGGGAGGGTTTGTGATTTTCATGGCTGTTGGAAAGAAGCATAACTTGATCTACAAATTCAAAGCTGAGTTTACTGAAGCCCTGTACCCTGCCTTCTGGTTATTTTCCAGTGGCACTGTTCTCTCTCTATGCCAAATGAAACAGTAA